TCGCGTAGGTGACCAGCCGGTTGCCGTTGTCGATGTCGACGATGGTGACCTGCTCCCCCTCCAGCAGGTCGGCGGCGTCCATCAGATCGGCGTCGATGGTCACCGAGCCGACGTAGTGCAGGTCGGCCTGCGTCACCCTGGCACGGTGGATCTTCGACTTCAGCATGGTCCGTAACATCAATTCCTCCAAGGGAGTTCGTGCTCATCGAACTCGACGTCCGGACCCGGGCCGGACGGCACACCGAGGTCGATGGCGATGTTGTCCAGCAGCCGGGTGTTGCCCAGCCGACCGGCGATCAGCATGCGGGCGGCGCCGGTCTCCGGCGCCGGACCCAGCATCGGGTCGCGGATCTCGAGGTAGTCGAGCTGGATCGCCGACACCTCGTCGAGCACCGCGCGTGCGGCGTCGAGCGCGGCCGCCGCTCCCTCGCCGGCCGCGTACATTCCGGCCAGCAGCGCCGCCGACAGCGCGCCCGCCTGTTCCCGTTCGACCTCGTTGAGGTAGCGGTTGCGCGACGACATCGCCAGGCCGTCGGACTCCCGAACGATCGGCACCCCGACGATGCGGGTGTCGATGTTTAGGTCCTCGACCATCTGGCGGATCAGCGTCAGCTGCTGGTAATCCTTCTCACCGAAGAACGCCTGATCCGGGCGCACGATGTTGAGCAGTTTGAGCACCACGGTCAGCACGCCGCTGAAATGCGTCGGGCGCACGGCACCCTCGAGCTCCGAACCTAGCGGACCGGGCTGCACCGAGGTGCGCACGCCTTTCGGGTACATGTCCTCGACGGTCGGGGTGAACACGATCTCCACCCCCTCGGCGCGCAGCGCGGCCAGATCGTCGTCCAGGGTGCGCGGATACCGGTCGAGGTCCTCGCCGGGCCCGAACTGCGCCGGGTTGACGAAGATCGACACGACCACCACCGCGCCCTGCACCCGCTTGGCGGCCCGCACCAGCGCCAGGTGTCCCTCGTGCAGGGCACCCATGGTGGGCACCAGGGTGATACGCCGGCCGGTGGCGCGCAGCGCCCGGGTGACCGCGGAGACGTCCCGCGGCGCCGAGTAGACGTTCAGCTGGCCGGGGGTGAACTTCGGTTGTCGTGGTTCGGTCATTCCCTGCCCCGTGATCCGGGCCCTGTCATCGGGGCCCCGCTTCCGCCAACACCGCCAACACTTCCTCGGGTGCACGGGCCCGCTGCGCCGTGCGCCGGGAGTTGGTGCGGTACGCCTCGGCCAGGTCAGGGTCGGCCTCGGCCATCGCGCGCAGATGGTCGGCCACCGCGGCGGCGTCCCCACGCGCGACCGGTCCGGTCAGCGCCGCCTGGCCGCGTTGCAGCGCGTTCTCCAGCGACGCGCGGGCCAGCGGCCCGATCACCCGTTCGGCGAGACCGCCGGGGTTGTCGGAGACGATCTCCTGCCCGAGCAACTCCTGCCCCCACAGCGCGGCGCGCAGCGCCTCGACGGCGTCGAGCACCACGGTGATCACGTGATTGCCGGCGTGCGCCAGCGCGGCGTGGTACAGCGTGCGGGCATCCTCGCGGACCCGGAACGGTTCGCCGCCGATCTCGAGCACCAGCGACTGCGCGATCGCGTAGCCGACCTCGTCGGCGGCGGTGATCCCGAAGCAGGTGTCGGGCAGCCGTTCGATGTCCTGGTCGGATCCGGTGAACGTCATGGCCGGGTGGATGGCCAGCGGGATGCAGCCCTGCTGGGTGAGCGGGGCCAGCACGCCGATCCCGTTGGCGCCGGAGGTGTGCGCCACGATGGTGCCCGGCCGGACCGCCTGGGCGGCGGCGAGTTCGACGACCACCTGCGCCAGCACCGCGTCGGGCACGGCGAGCAGCAGCAGTTCGGCCCGCTCGGCCACCTGCGCCGGGGTCAGCACCGCGGTGTCGGGCAGACGGCGCCGGGCACGTTCCCGGGATGCGTGCGAGGTGGCGCTGCAGGCGACCACGACGTGTTCGACGCGCTCCAACGCCACACCGAGCGCGGTGCCCACCCGGCCGGCCGAGATGATCCCGACCGCCAGCCGCGCCGGACGGAATCCGTCGGGGGTGCTCATGCAGAGACCTCGCTGATGTCTGAGGTATTCGTTCCGGTCCTGCGCCTGCAGGTACCGGACGGTCGATCAAGGGTAGCTCACGGCTCGCGGCGCCTACGACGCCCGCCCTCCGATGGGGTGACCTGCAGCCGGGCCAGCAGCTCGGCGACGGTGTAGCCGCCGGTGTCGTCCTCGGCGATGTGCCGTGCCCGCGGCCGGGGTGTCCCGGCCGCATCGGCGGCGTGTGGCGTCCCGGCCGCATCGGCGGCGTGTGGCGTCCCGGCCGCACGGGCCGGGCGGGCGGGGTCGGTTTCCGGCGGGGCGGAGTGCCGGCCGCGGCGCGGCTGTGCCGGTTCGGGGGTGGGCGTCTGCGGGGCCGGCGCCGGCTCGGGTGTCTCCGGTTCGGGTGCGCGCCGACGGCCGACGTACTCACCGGCCGGCTCGGACCGGCCGCCCGCCCAGAGTTGGTCGATCGATGCGGCGGTCCGCGGCTCGGGCTCGGCCCGGTCGCCGGCGGGCTCGGCTGTCCGGTGATGGCCGCCGATGTCTGGGGTCCGGTGCTCGCCGACCGGCTCGGGGGTGCGGTGCTCGCCGAACAGCTCGCTCGGGCGAACCTCGCCGATACCGGGCGGGGGCGACGTCGGCGGCGGTGACGTCGGGGAAGGGGACGTCGGGGGCGGCGACGTCGGCGGGGAGGTGGGCGGTGCGGCACTCGGCGGCGGGGTCGCAGCCGTGGTGCCGCCGGTATCCGCCGACACCCAGTTGCTGCCCGGCGTGCCGGACGGCGCCCACGTTCCCTCCGCGGGTGCCGGCTGCCACTCCGACCGCGCCGGGCTCGGCTCGGACGCCGACGACCAGCCGAACGGTGCGGCGGGCTCGGTCTCCGGCGGCCGGTGGCTCGGCGGTGTCCAACCGTGCGGCTGGTCGTCGGCGGCATGGCGACGACGCCGCCGTCCACCGCCGAACTGCTCGGTCCGCTCCCGCTCGTCGGGCTCGCGATAGTGCGCACCGCCGGCGGCCGACGGGGGCACCGGATCCGGCACGGCGGGGCCCGGCGTCGCGGGAGTGGGTGTGCCCCACTCGAATTCGGTCGGCGGTGCCGGTTCCTCGGGCACGTCGATGATCGGGCTCTCGTCGGTCGGGAAGCGGACCTCGTCGCGGTGTTCGGTGTCGAGTCGGCTGGCGGTCACCCGCCCCGCGGTCCCCTGCGGCCACTCGTCGTAGCGGCCGCTGCGGTCGCCCTCCAACTCGGGCCGGTGCGACAGATCGGCGTCGAACAGGATCTCCAAGCTGGCCCGCAGCGCCGCAAGCTCGGCCCGCAGCCCCGCCACCTCGTCGGCGGTCTGGGCGCGCAGCTCCGACACCAGCTCCTTGCGCAGCTGCGACTCCACCGACAGCTCGTACTCGCGGCGTGCCGAGATCTCCCGGTCCAGCTGCAGGTCGTACACCAGCTTCAGGTCACGCATCCGCGCGCGGTCGGCGTCGCTTTGCCGGCGGTAGATCACCGAGGCGAACGCGGCCGCGACGGCGGCCCACAGCGCGAGCACCACCGCGAGCTTGAGCAGTTCCACCCGGTTGGTGAACACCAGGGCACAACTGGCCGCCATGGCGAGCACCAGCAACACCGACAGCAAAGTCCAACCGGGCCGGCGTCCGCCGCGCCGGGGCCGGGCGCTGCGGGTCGGTTCGGTCATGCGCCGACTGTACCTGTCGCAGGTCTCTTCGCGTGTCGCCCGAGGCTGCGATTCGATAGCCGGTCGGTCACCGGATCGTTATTCGGCCGCCGGTTCGGCGTCGTCCGGCGGCTCCTCCGGGGACTTACAGCAATGCTGCAACCACAGCGCGGCGACCACCAGAGCCAGCGCGCAGCAGGCGGCGACCACCGCACCCGGGGTGTCCTCGGCGGCCACACGCAAAGTCGACCGCCGCGGGAGCAGGTAGATCAGCACACCGACCCACCAGCCCAGCACCCCGGCACCCACCCACGCCGAGGCCTTGGCGACCACCACCGAGCGGGCCACCACCAACGGGTGCAACCGCCCGCCGCCGATGCCGATGTGGCCGTCCTTGATCTGGGCCCGCACGTAGAACCCCCAGCCCGCCTCGGCGAGCGCCACCACCGCCAGCGACATCCCCGACAACGCGGTGATCGGCGGGAAGTGGCGGTACATCAACGTCACCACCGCGTAGCCCAGGGCCGCGACCGCGACGGCGGCCACGCTCAGGTCGCGTACCCGGGTGGGACCCATCAGCTCAGCACCACGTCGGTCGGTCGGACCCCCGCCCGCTCGGCCGGATCGAGCGCGGCGAGCAGATCGGCGACGCGGCGGCGCACCCCGTCGACGGTCAGCGTCGCATCCGGGTCCACCGCCAGCCACGGCACCAGCACGAACGCCCGCAGATGCGCCCGCGGGTGCGGCAGCGTGAGATCCGGGTCGTCGCAGACGATCTCCCGGTCGCCGTCGCGGCAGGCGATCACGTCGACGTCGAGCGTGCGCGGCCCCCAGCGCCGCACCCGCACCCGCTCGGCCGCCTCCTCCAGTTCCCGGCCGCGCCGCAGCCAGCCGTGCGCGTCGATCGCGGGATCGTCCACCAGCAGCACGGCGTTGAGGAACGGACCCTGTTCCACCCCGCCCCACGGTTCGGTCTCGTACACCGGCGACACGGCACGCACCGCGCCGTCGAGTCCGTCGACCACCGACCGCAGCCGGGCCGCGCGGTCACCCAGGTTCGACCCGATCGACAGCACCGCAACCGTCACGACCGCTCCCCCTCGGCGAGCGGACGCCGTGACCGCCGCACCACCACCGCCACGTCGGCGAAGTCCAACGGAATGGGTGCGCTCGGTTTGTGCACCGTCACCTCGACCGCTTCCACCCGTTCGCCGGTCATCACCGCGTCGGCGATCTCGGCGGCCACCGTCTCGATCAGGTTGCGCGGCGGGCCCGCGACGATGTCGGCGGCCCGCTGGGCGAGCGCACCGTAGTCGAGGGTGTCGGCGAGGTCGTCGCTGGCGGCGGCCGCCGCCAGATCCAGCCACACGGTGATGTCGACCACGAAGTCCTGGCCGTCGCGGCGCTCGTGCTCGAACACCCCGTGCCGGCCGCGCACCCGCAGGCCGCGCAGCTCGATGCGGTCCGCCCCGGGGACCCCGGTTTCAGCCACGGGCCCAGGCCTCCAGCACCTTGATCGCGTCGACCGAGGCGCGCACATTGTGCACCCGCACCCCCCAGGCGCCGTGCAGCCCGGCGAGCGCGGAGATCACCGCGGTCGCGGTCTCCCGCCCGTCCGGCGGGCGGGGCCGGCCGTCCGGGTCGGCCAGCAGCGACCCGAGGAACCGTTTGCGCGACGCGCCGACCAGCACCGGGAAACCGGTGGCGACGAACTCCGGCAGCGCGTGCAGCAGCGCCCAGTTGTGTTCGGCGGTCTTGGCGAACCCCAGTCCCGGGTCGATGATCAGGTTGGCCGGATCCACCCCGGCGGTGACCGCGCGGTCCACGCTCTCCATCAACTCGTCGCGGACCTCGGCGACCACATCGCGGTAGTCGGGCACCTCGTGCGGGTGGACGGCGCGCACGTTGCGCCAGTGCATCAGGATCCACGGCACCCGGGCGTCGGCCACCAGCGGAGCCATCGCCGGGTCGGCACGGCCCCCGGACACGTCGTTGACGATGTGCGCGCCCGCCTCCAGTGCGGCCCGCGCCACCTCGGCGTGCATGGTGTCGATGCTGATCGTGAGTCCGTGTCCGGCAAGCTCTTTGATGACCGGCACCACCCGGGCCCGTTCGATCGCGGGGTCGATGCGGGTGGCGCCGGGACGGGTGGACTCGCCGCCCACGTCGATGATCTCCGCCCCGTCGGCGGCCAGCGCCAGACCGTGTTCGACGGCGCGGTCCGGGTCGAGGAACAGGCCCCCGTCGGAGAAGGAGTCGTCGGTGACGTTCACGACTCCCATCACCCGCACTCGTGTCTGGTTCACTTGCGCAAGATCAGTTCCAGCGCCTCGGCTCGGGATGCCTTGTCGGACTTGAACTGACCGCGAACCGCCGACGTCGTCGTCACCGCGCCCGGTTTACGCACCCCGCGCATCGACATGCACAGGTGCTCGGCCTCGACGACCACGATCACCCCGCGCGGATTGAGTTTGCGCATCAACGCGTCGGCGATCTGAGCGGTGAGCCGCTCCTGCACCTGCGGCCGTTTGGCGTACAGGTCGACCAGCCGGGCGATCTTGCTCAACCCGGTGACCCGGCCGTCCTCGCCCGGGATGTAGCCGACGTGCGCCACCCCGTGGAAGGCCACCAGGTGGTGTTCGCAGGTCGAGTACATCGGGATGTCCTTGACCAGCACCAGTTCGTCGTGCTGCTCGTCGAAGGTGGTGTTGAGCACCTCGTCCGGGTCGGTGTAGAGCCCGGCGAACACCTCCTTGTAGGCCCGGGCCACCCGGGCCGGGGTGTCCTCGAGACCGTGCCGGTCCGGATCCTCGCCGACGCCGATCAGCAACTCGCGGATCGCCGCCTCGACACGAGCCTGGTCGAACACCCTCCGCGGTTTGCCCGGTGGCGGATGACCACCCGAATTATTGTGCGACAGTTGATCTTCCGCTCCGGGAATGCGGGGTGCCATTCGTCCGTCAAGCCCTTCGTGTCAGCCGTTCGTCGGCGGGTTGGAGCGGTCGTGCGACCGGTCACCATCCTGGCTGATCGCTTCGCCCTGGTGTGGCGTACCCCCCGGCTGGGCGGCCTGCTGACCTGGCTGCTGGTACGGCGGGTAGCCCGGCTGCTGGGGTTGCTGGGGGTACTGCCAGCCCTGCTGGGGTCCCGGGTGCCAGTAGCCCGGCGGGGCGGCGTTGGTCGGCTGCGGGTACGGCGGCTGCTGGGGACGCGGCGGCCACCCCGGGGCGTACCAGCCCGCCGGGGCGCCGTAGTCGGGTTGGGTCGGTGCGGGCGCGGGATAGACGCCGTTGACCCCGTTCGCGCCGTTGACCCCGTTCGCGCCGTTGGCCCCGGTGACCGGGTTGCCGGCCTGCTGAGCGGCCTCGGCGGCCTTGCTGGCCTCGGCGATCGCCGACTTGAACGCCGGCTCGGGCTCCGGCTTGGGCCACGGCTCGCCGCGTTCCATCGCCAACTCACCCGGCGTCTTGATCGGCGGCTTGTCCGACGGAATCCGGCCACCGAAGTCGTCGAAC
The window above is part of the Mycolicibacterium hassiacum DSM 44199 genome. Proteins encoded here:
- the folK gene encoding 2-amino-4-hydroxy-6-hydroxymethyldihydropteridine diphosphokinase, whose amino-acid sequence is MTVAVLSIGSNLGDRAARLRSVVDGLDGAVRAVSPVYETEPWGGVEQGPFLNAVLLVDDPAIDAHGWLRRGRELEEAAERVRVRRWGPRTLDVDVIACRDGDREIVCDDPDLTLPHPRAHLRAFVLVPWLAVDPDATLTVDGVRRRVADLLAALDPAERAGVRPTDVVLS
- the panC gene encoding pantoate--beta-alanine ligase, whose amino-acid sequence is MTEPRQPKFTPGQLNVYSAPRDVSAVTRALRATGRRITLVPTMGALHEGHLALVRAAKRVQGAVVVVSIFVNPAQFGPGEDLDRYPRTLDDDLAALRAEGVEIVFTPTVEDMYPKGVRTSVQPGPLGSELEGAVRPTHFSGVLTVVLKLLNIVRPDQAFFGEKDYQQLTLIRQMVEDLNIDTRIVGVPIVRESDGLAMSSRNRYLNEVEREQAGALSAALLAGMYAAGEGAAAALDAARAVLDEVSAIQLDYLEIRDPMLGPAPETGAARMLIAGRLGNTRLLDNIAIDLGVPSGPGPDVEFDEHELPWRN
- a CDS encoding DUF6779 domain-containing protein — translated: MTEPTRSARPRRGGRRPGWTLLSVLLVLAMAASCALVFTNRVELLKLAVVLALWAAVAAAFASVIYRRQSDADRARMRDLKLVYDLQLDREISARREYELSVESQLRKELVSELRAQTADEVAGLRAELAALRASLEILFDADLSHRPELEGDRSGRYDEWPQGTAGRVTASRLDTEHRDEVRFPTDESPIIDVPEEPAPPTEFEWGTPTPATPGPAVPDPVPPSAAGGAHYREPDERERTEQFGGGRRRRRHAADDQPHGWTPPSHRPPETEPAAPFGWSSASEPSPARSEWQPAPAEGTWAPSGTPGSNWVSADTGGTTAATPPPSAAPPTSPPTSPPPTSPSPTSPPPTSPPPGIGEVRPSELFGEHRTPEPVGEHRTPDIGGHHRTAEPAGDRAEPEPRTAASIDQLWAGGRSEPAGEYVGRRRAPEPETPEPAPAPQTPTPEPAQPRRGRHSAPPETDPARPARAAGTPHAADAAGTPHAADAAGTPRPRARHIAEDDTGGYTVAELLARLQVTPSEGGRRRRREP
- the folE gene encoding GTP cyclohydrolase I FolE; amino-acid sequence: MAPRIPGAEDQLSHNNSGGHPPPGKPRRVFDQARVEAAIRELLIGVGEDPDRHGLEDTPARVARAYKEVFAGLYTDPDEVLNTTFDEQHDELVLVKDIPMYSTCEHHLVAFHGVAHVGYIPGEDGRVTGLSKIARLVDLYAKRPQVQERLTAQIADALMRKLNPRGVIVVVEAEHLCMSMRGVRKPGAVTTTSAVRGQFKSDKASRAEALELILRK
- the folB gene encoding dihydroneopterin aldolase; the encoded protein is MAETGVPGADRIELRGLRVRGRHGVFEHERRDGQDFVVDITVWLDLAAAAASDDLADTLDYGALAQRAADIVAGPPRNLIETVAAEIADAVMTGERVEAVEVTVHKPSAPIPLDFADVAVVVRRSRRPLAEGERS
- a CDS encoding DUF3180 domain-containing protein — protein: MGPTRVRDLSVAAVAVAALGYAVVTLMYRHFPPITALSGMSLAVVALAEAGWGFYVRAQIKDGHIGIGGGRLHPLVVARSVVVAKASAWVGAGVLGWWVGVLIYLLPRRSTLRVAAEDTPGAVVAACCALALVVAALWLQHCCKSPEEPPDDAEPAAE
- a CDS encoding Rossmann-like and DUF2520 domain-containing protein, whose product is MSTPDGFRPARLAVGIISAGRVGTALGVALERVEHVVVACSATSHASRERARRRLPDTAVLTPAQVAERAELLLLAVPDAVLAQVVVELAAAQAVRPGTIVAHTSGANGIGVLAPLTQQGCIPLAIHPAMTFTGSDQDIERLPDTCFGITAADEVGYAIAQSLVLEIGGEPFRVREDARTLYHAALAHAGNHVITVVLDAVEALRAALWGQELLGQEIVSDNPGGLAERVIGPLARASLENALQRGQAALTGPVARGDAAAVADHLRAMAEADPDLAEAYRTNSRRTAQRARAPEEVLAVLAEAGPR
- the folP gene encoding dihydropteroate synthase, whose amino-acid sequence is MGVVNVTDDSFSDGGLFLDPDRAVEHGLALAADGAEIIDVGGESTRPGATRIDPAIERARVVPVIKELAGHGLTISIDTMHAEVARAALEAGAHIVNDVSGGRADPAMAPLVADARVPWILMHWRNVRAVHPHEVPDYRDVVAEVRDELMESVDRAVTAGVDPANLIIDPGLGFAKTAEHNWALLHALPEFVATGFPVLVGASRKRFLGSLLADPDGRPRPPDGRETATAVISALAGLHGAWGVRVHNVRASVDAIKVLEAWARG